A window of the Parvularcula bermudensis HTCC2503 genome harbors these coding sequences:
- a CDS encoding serine hydrolase domain-containing protein — protein MQDLTPTGSASDLGFDPDRLDAIPAFFDAYLSSGRLPNLSLLIARHGEIAHFSAQGHQAMTDGSPPIDQRTIYRIYSMTKPVTSVAVMMLAEEGRLHLGDPLFKYLPAFKKMTVWDEQGDHQPAKRPITLRDLMTHQAGFTYSFLMQHRLDALYRERDLDPIAGPLDLETFCDRLAELPLLFSPGERWNYSVATDVLGRVVEVVSGQSLPSFFSERIFGPLGMVDTGFHVADSELSRLSALYQRDPVTKDISLYDGGGAASATAAKAPSLPSGGGGLYSTMADYYRFCRFLLGKGSLGGIRLLSPKTMDFMSLNHLPGGKTMGQMGDKTFSEARMEGSGFGLGFAVVTDMAAQQQPSSLGTFSWGGLASTYFWIDPTEELIGLMMTQLIPSSAYPIRPQLQALTYAAITGP, from the coding sequence ATGCAAGACCTTACCCCCACAGGTTCGGCGTCGGATCTTGGATTTGATCCCGATCGCCTCGACGCCATCCCCGCTTTTTTCGACGCCTATCTCTCGTCGGGACGGTTACCCAATCTGTCCTTGCTGATCGCACGGCACGGCGAAATTGCCCATTTCTCGGCCCAGGGCCACCAGGCCATGACGGACGGGTCTCCGCCGATCGACCAACGGACGATCTATCGCATCTATTCGATGACGAAGCCGGTGACCTCGGTGGCTGTGATGATGCTGGCGGAGGAGGGGCGGCTCCATCTGGGGGATCCGTTGTTCAAATATCTGCCGGCCTTCAAGAAGATGACGGTTTGGGACGAACAGGGCGATCACCAGCCGGCGAAGCGGCCCATCACGCTGCGCGATCTGATGACCCACCAGGCCGGCTTCACCTATTCCTTCCTGATGCAACATCGATTGGATGCGCTTTATCGAGAGCGGGATCTCGACCCGATTGCGGGACCGCTAGACCTTGAGACCTTTTGCGACCGGCTGGCGGAGTTGCCACTATTATTCTCGCCGGGGGAGAGATGGAATTATTCCGTCGCGACAGATGTTCTCGGCCGGGTCGTGGAGGTCGTCAGTGGACAGAGCCTTCCAAGCTTCTTTTCCGAGCGCATTTTCGGCCCTCTTGGGATGGTGGACACGGGCTTTCACGTGGCCGACTCCGAGCTCTCGCGGTTATCGGCGCTGTATCAACGGGACCCGGTCACAAAGGACATCTCGCTCTATGATGGGGGTGGGGCTGCCTCCGCCACAGCGGCGAAAGCGCCCAGCCTGCCTTCGGGCGGCGGGGGGCTTTATTCAACCATGGCGGATTATTACCGGTTCTGTCGGTTCCTGCTGGGCAAGGGATCCCTCGGCGGCATACGATTGCTCAGCCCCAAGACGATGGATTTCATGAGCCTCAATCATCTTCCCGGCGGGAAGACCATGGGGCAGATGGGCGACAAAACCTTCTCAGAAGCGCGGATGGAAGGGTCGGGCTTTGGCCTCGGATTCGCCGTCGTCACCGATATGGCCGCTCAGCAACAGCCGAGCAGCCTGGGGACGTTTTCCTGGGGGGGGCTCGCCTCGACATATTTTTGGATCGACCCGACCGAGGAGTTGATCGGTTTGATGATGACCCAATTGATCCCATCTTCCGCCTATCCGATCAGACCCCAGCTTCAGGCCCTGACCTATGCCGCGATAACCGGTCCTTGA
- the secD gene encoding protein translocase subunit SecD, whose translation MLQFNRWQIGSVIALIVLGVYFSLPNFFAEDERPGFLPETTVTLGLDLQGGTYLLLGVDTDGVLVDRITSIQSDVAGRLRNAPGGRIRFGRISVDRENLSLSVPITDPADVDRAMDSLRRLSGTLGGGVAGIAGAGRELRISRGEGTVILVALTDEAQSFYADEAVSDSIEVIRRRIDSLGTTEPSIQRQGADRLVVQVPGNSDSEGIRRVLDAQGQLSFHMVDGTADPTAPTPPRRLTLPLAEFPGQSIVIFENPDVTGDMVTSASASPNADGPGFQVNFGFDNRGARRFGNVTRENIGRQFAIVLDDTVISAPRIQSAITGGSGRITGSFSPEEAQELAVLIRSGALPAELTTIEQRTVGADLGADSVRAGTIALILGFIGVVIFIVLVYLRMGIYADIALFANVLLMAGALSLLGATLTLPGIAGIVLTIGMAVDANVLIFERIKEEISSGKGAVAAVEAGYRNAWSAIFDANLTTLIAAFLMFMLGAGPVRGFAVTLGIGVVTSVFTAFVLTRLFIGAHVLGQRRRKGKASSTRFGGGLKLIPDDTHIHFASMRNIAAILSAVAIVVSIGAVMTKGLNFGVDFRGGVTVEVGPAEGQTFANEDLTQVRAAVGTLDLGDVQAKTIGGVAGAPDGIAVTVPLQDAETGGEIDPEAEARQVEVANQLRQTLTEVLGAEISFRRTDIVGPTVSGELIQRGAGALLLAIGLMLVYIWFRFEWQFSLGAIIALVHDVILTIGIFSITQFDFTLSVIAALLTIIGYSMNDTVVVFDRIRENLRKFKSKPLTEVVDLSINQTLSRTIMTSVTTLVALVSLFLFGGEVLRGFSFALIWGILVGTYSSVFIASPTLLRTGVKRDWSANAAAEAPSAPPATT comes from the coding sequence ATGCTGCAATTCAACCGCTGGCAAATTGGCTCGGTCATCGCCCTCATCGTGCTGGGGGTCTATTTCTCCCTTCCCAATTTTTTTGCAGAGGACGAGCGTCCCGGTTTCCTGCCCGAGACCACGGTAACCCTCGGTCTCGATCTTCAAGGGGGGACCTATCTTCTCCTCGGGGTCGATACCGACGGCGTGCTTGTCGACCGGATTACCTCGATACAGTCAGATGTCGCCGGTCGCCTCCGCAATGCCCCGGGGGGGCGTATTCGGTTTGGCCGCATCAGCGTGGACCGCGAAAATCTCAGCCTGTCGGTTCCGATTACCGATCCGGCGGACGTGGATCGCGCAATGGACAGCTTACGCCGCCTCTCGGGCACGCTCGGCGGTGGGGTCGCGGGGATTGCCGGTGCCGGGCGCGAATTGCGGATCAGCCGGGGGGAGGGGACGGTGATCCTCGTCGCGCTGACCGACGAGGCCCAGTCTTTTTACGCCGACGAAGCCGTTTCCGACTCGATTGAGGTGATCCGGCGGCGGATCGACAGCTTGGGGACGACGGAACCGTCGATTCAGCGCCAGGGCGCTGACCGCTTGGTGGTTCAGGTGCCGGGCAATTCCGACAGCGAGGGTATTCGTCGCGTGCTCGATGCCCAAGGACAGCTCTCTTTCCATATGGTGGACGGGACCGCCGATCCCACGGCCCCGACGCCGCCCCGTCGGTTAACCCTGCCCCTGGCGGAGTTCCCGGGACAAAGCATTGTCATCTTCGAAAACCCCGATGTCACCGGCGATATGGTGACCAGTGCCAGCGCGTCGCCGAATGCCGATGGCCCGGGCTTCCAGGTCAATTTCGGTTTCGATAATCGCGGGGCCCGGCGCTTTGGCAATGTCACCCGAGAGAATATCGGCCGCCAATTCGCCATTGTGCTCGATGATACGGTGATTTCTGCGCCTCGGATCCAGTCGGCGATTACCGGGGGCTCGGGACGGATTACAGGAAGTTTCTCACCTGAAGAAGCGCAAGAGCTGGCGGTGCTGATCCGATCCGGCGCCCTCCCTGCCGAACTCACCACGATCGAGCAGCGAACCGTCGGGGCCGACCTCGGGGCGGATTCGGTTCGGGCGGGGACGATCGCCCTCATCCTGGGCTTCATAGGCGTCGTGATCTTCATCGTGCTCGTCTATTTGCGGATGGGAATCTACGCCGACATTGCATTGTTCGCGAACGTCCTTTTGATGGCCGGGGCGTTGTCCCTTCTGGGGGCGACCCTCACCTTGCCGGGCATTGCCGGGATCGTTCTGACCATCGGCATGGCGGTTGACGCGAATGTGCTGATCTTTGAGCGGATCAAAGAAGAAATCAGCAGTGGTAAGGGGGCTGTGGCCGCCGTTGAGGCGGGGTATCGTAATGCCTGGTCCGCGATCTTTGATGCGAATTTGACGACCCTCATCGCTGCCTTTTTGATGTTCATGCTGGGGGCGGGGCCGGTGCGGGGCTTTGCCGTCACGCTTGGGATCGGGGTGGTGACGTCCGTGTTCACGGCCTTTGTCCTGACACGCCTCTTCATCGGCGCCCATGTGCTCGGCCAGCGTCGCCGCAAAGGAAAGGCGAGCTCGACCAGATTTGGCGGCGGGCTGAAACTGATCCCCGACGATACCCACATCCATTTCGCCAGCATGAGGAACATCGCCGCGATTCTGTCGGCCGTCGCCATTGTCGTCTCGATCGGCGCTGTCATGACCAAGGGTCTCAATTTCGGTGTCGATTTCCGCGGCGGCGTGACGGTGGAGGTGGGGCCAGCGGAAGGGCAGACTTTTGCCAATGAGGATCTGACGCAGGTCAGGGCCGCCGTGGGGACCCTGGATCTTGGGGACGTGCAAGCCAAGACCATTGGCGGCGTCGCCGGGGCCCCCGACGGCATTGCCGTTACAGTGCCCCTGCAGGATGCCGAGACGGGGGGGGAGATCGATCCTGAGGCCGAAGCCAGACAGGTCGAGGTCGCCAACCAGCTTCGTCAAACCTTGACCGAGGTCTTAGGCGCGGAGATCAGTTTCCGCCGAACCGACATTGTCGGCCCGACCGTGTCGGGAGAATTGATCCAGCGAGGGGCGGGGGCGCTGCTGCTCGCGATCGGTCTGATGCTCGTCTATATTTGGTTCAGGTTCGAATGGCAGTTCTCCCTCGGTGCTATTATCGCCCTCGTTCATGACGTGATCCTGACCATCGGTATTTTCTCGATCACGCAGTTCGACTTCACCCTGTCGGTGATCGCGGCCTTGTTGACGATTATCGGCTATTCCATGAACGATACCGTCGTGGTGTTCGACCGGATCCGCGAAAATCTGCGCAAATTCAAATCGAAACCGCTGACGGAGGTGGTCGATCTGTCGATCAATCAAACCCTTTCGCGGACGATCATGACATCGGTCACGACATTGGTCGCCTTAGTCTCGCTCTTTCTTTTCGGCGGCGAGGTGCTGCGCGGGTTCAGCTTTGCGTTGATCTGGGGGATTCTTGTCGGCACCTATTCGTCGGTCTTCATCGCCTCGCCCACCTTGTTGCGGACAGGGGTCAAGCGTGACTGGTCCGCCAACGCGGCGGCGGAGGCCCCGTCCGCGCCGCCCGCCACGACCTAA
- the murD gene encoding UDP-N-acetylmuramoyl-L-alanine--D-glutamate ligase: MSGPVLLIGLGVEGKAAARHFLGQGREIVVVDQRAPGTPPPAEIAHSPKAHWVGESEAAKWLEKADLILRSPGVPPTHPLVERGLAADRLITTPTGYWLASEAPEGTVTITGTKGKSTTTALLTDLLTALGEKAGAFGNIGTPVLSETAIALDYPVVEVSSYMLHDVPAGPYTHMVTSLFRDHTPWHGSEAAYRAAKLRPFGLRPPIPGLAPKAVIEEAALPLSVGAFEHYAALEGEGLSVRGEALLIPQQINSAFTSHPLRLALRAAAAWARRRWPDRPLTDALIDTVRRYRGLPARQEIVASHDGRIWVNDALATIPEATVHAIDRFAVLGRVVLLVGGQDRGQDFAPLATSLADYDCVTTGIFGGIADRLAPRLRAAGVAFTPLGTFESALAWVTSSAPKGATILFSPSAASEPPYADYVARGAAFRAAALDA, translated from the coding sequence GTGAGCGGTCCGGTCCTGCTGATTGGGCTTGGCGTCGAGGGGAAGGCGGCGGCGCGGCACTTTCTTGGTCAAGGGCGTGAAATTGTTGTCGTCGACCAGCGCGCGCCGGGCACCCCGCCACCCGCCGAGATCGCCCATTCCCCCAAGGCCCACTGGGTCGGGGAGAGCGAGGCCGCCAAATGGCTGGAGAAGGCCGACCTCATTCTCAGATCGCCGGGCGTCCCCCCGACCCATCCCCTGGTGGAGCGCGGCTTGGCGGCGGACCGATTGATCACGACGCCGACCGGCTATTGGCTTGCAAGCGAAGCCCCCGAGGGCACGGTGACGATCACCGGGACGAAAGGGAAAAGTACGACCACCGCCCTTTTGACGGATCTCCTCACCGCCTTGGGGGAAAAGGCTGGCGCCTTCGGCAATATTGGGACCCCGGTTCTGAGCGAGACCGCCATCGCCCTCGATTATCCCGTGGTGGAGGTCAGCTCCTATATGCTGCACGATGTCCCGGCGGGGCCCTACACTCACATGGTGACCTCCCTGTTTCGCGATCACACCCCCTGGCACGGAAGCGAGGCCGCCTATCGTGCAGCAAAGCTCCGCCCCTTCGGCCTCCGGCCGCCGATTCCAGGACTGGCCCCAAAGGCTGTTATCGAAGAAGCGGCCCTGCCCTTATCGGTCGGCGCCTTTGAGCACTACGCCGCCCTGGAAGGAGAGGGGCTCAGCGTGCGGGGAGAAGCGCTTTTGATCCCTCAACAGATTAATTCGGCCTTTACCAGCCACCCCTTGCGCCTTGCCTTAAGGGCGGCGGCGGCATGGGCGCGACGCCGATGGCCCGATCGTCCCCTCACCGACGCTCTCATCGACACCGTTCGCCGCTATCGCGGGTTGCCGGCCCGGCAGGAAATCGTCGCCAGTCACGATGGACGGATATGGGTCAACGATGCCCTTGCCACGATCCCCGAGGCGACGGTCCATGCGATCGATCGGTTCGCTGTGCTGGGGCGGGTCGTCCTGTTGGTCGGGGGACAGGATCGGGGACAGGATTTTGCGCCCTTGGCGACAAGCCTCGCGGATTATGATTGTGTCACGACAGGGATATTTGGGGGCATCGCAGACCGTCTGGCCCCTCGTCTTCGCGCGGCAGGGGTCGCCTTCACGCCCTTGGGGACCTTTGAGAGCGCCCTTGCCTGGGTCACGAGCAGCGCGCCCAAGGGCGCCACAATCCTGTTTTCCCCGTCGGCCGCGTCGGAGCCGCCCTATGCAGACTATGTCGCGCGCGGGGCGGCGTTCAGAGCGGCGGCGCTGGACGCGTAA
- the glmU gene encoding bifunctional UDP-N-acetylglucosamine diphosphorylase/glucosamine-1-phosphate N-acetyltransferase GlmU, producing MCFLDRRIGNNGPIEEVGMGALACIILAAGHGTRMKSARPKVLHTIGHRPMLHHVMALGQALGADRQTVVVGSGAEAVADAARAFDSEAAIAVQDPPQGTGHAVQMALPSLEGFEGTVLVLYADTPLLTPQTLSRLIAEIEGGAAVSVLGFEPADPGAYGRLIRRPNGDLDRIVEYKDATETERASRLCNAGLMAVNAVSLRHHLPSLSNDNAQKEYYLTDLPQMAVAAGGRAAIVLAASEETQGVNNRAELAAAEATFQRRLRLEMMLAGVTLEDPDSTYFAFDTQIAEDVTVAPHVVFGPGVRIAANVRIEAFSHIEGAVIEEGAVVGPFARLRPGTSVGAAARVGNFVETKNTSLGRGAKASHLTYLGDAEIGAGSNIGAGTITCNYDGYEKHRTLIGENCFVGSNSSLVAPVTIGAGAYIGSGSVITKTVEPDSLAVARGRQLSKAGWAASYKGRMETKKRES from the coding sequence GTGTGTTTCCTCGACCGGCGGATCGGCAACAATGGTCCCATCGAGGAGGTCGGTATGGGCGCGCTTGCCTGCATTATTTTGGCCGCGGGCCACGGAACGCGGATGAAATCCGCCCGACCGAAGGTGCTGCATACTATCGGCCACCGGCCCATGCTTCACCATGTCATGGCCCTGGGGCAGGCCTTGGGGGCGGATCGCCAGACCGTTGTCGTCGGCAGTGGCGCCGAGGCCGTGGCCGATGCGGCACGGGCATTCGATAGTGAGGCCGCCATCGCCGTTCAGGATCCGCCGCAAGGCACCGGGCATGCCGTACAGATGGCCTTGCCGAGTCTTGAAGGCTTTGAGGGGACGGTGCTCGTGCTTTATGCGGATACCCCCCTTTTGACCCCTCAAACCCTGTCGAGGCTGATTGCCGAGATCGAGGGGGGGGCGGCGGTCAGTGTACTGGGGTTCGAGCCCGCCGATCCGGGCGCTTATGGCCGGTTGATCCGGCGACCCAATGGGGATCTCGACCGGATTGTCGAGTATAAGGACGCCACTGAGACGGAGCGGGCGAGCCGCCTCTGCAATGCCGGTCTGATGGCCGTGAACGCTGTAAGCCTCAGGCACCATCTCCCCTCGCTGTCGAACGATAATGCGCAGAAGGAGTATTATCTGACGGACCTTCCCCAGATGGCCGTGGCTGCGGGAGGGCGGGCCGCCATCGTGCTTGCCGCATCCGAGGAAACCCAAGGGGTGAATAACCGGGCGGAGCTTGCCGCCGCCGAGGCCACGTTTCAGCGGCGCCTTCGGCTGGAGATGATGCTGGCGGGCGTGACCCTTGAAGACCCGGACAGTACCTATTTCGCCTTCGACACGCAGATTGCCGAAGACGTCACGGTGGCGCCGCATGTTGTCTTCGGTCCCGGGGTGCGCATCGCCGCGAATGTACGGATCGAAGCGTTCAGCCATATCGAAGGGGCGGTGATCGAGGAGGGGGCGGTGGTCGGTCCCTTTGCGCGGTTGCGTCCGGGCACCTCGGTCGGCGCCGCAGCGCGGGTCGGCAATTTCGTCGAGACCAAGAACACAAGCCTCGGGCGCGGGGCCAAAGCAAGCCACCTGACCTATCTCGGCGATGCGGAGATTGGGGCGGGAAGCAATATCGGTGCGGGGACGATTACCTGTAATTACGATGGCTACGAAAAGCATCGTACTCTGATCGGCGAGAATTGCTTTGTGGGATCGAATTCTTCTTTGGTCGCGCCGGTGACGATTGGGGCGGGGGCCTATATCGGTTCCGGCTCCGTCATTACAAAGACGGTCGAGCCGGACAGTCTTGCCGTGGCGAGGGGGCGCCAGCTGAGCAAGGCAGGGTGGGCGGCCTCCTACAAAGGGCGCATGGAAACGAAAAAGCGAGAAAGCTGA
- a CDS encoding HAD-IA family hydrolase, whose product MAAQFDDTLIIFDLDGTLVDSAPDLAAALNHTLKADGLAPVDPQSVRSLVGQGARALLKRGFTERGRPLEDEAEIAERQQRFLAYYDGHYADQSKPFEGVTSCLTRLQAEGARLAVCTNKPEAFAGRVIEAFGLTDFFVRIAARETYAEPKPSALPLLSLQAEMGCRRAIMVGDTETDREAARRADHYLAFALFGYGEADPPLETPREDAFDHFDTLPAVLAAFPFVRGEA is encoded by the coding sequence GTGGCCGCACAGTTCGACGATACGCTGATCATATTCGATTTAGATGGCACCCTCGTGGACAGCGCCCCCGATCTCGCGGCCGCCCTCAATCATACCCTGAAGGCCGATGGGTTGGCGCCGGTCGATCCCCAATCGGTCCGCTCCCTTGTGGGGCAAGGCGCCCGGGCGCTGTTAAAGCGCGGCTTCACTGAGCGGGGCCGACCTCTTGAGGATGAGGCTGAGATTGCTGAACGCCAGCAGCGATTTCTCGCCTATTACGATGGCCATTACGCCGATCAATCAAAGCCCTTTGAGGGTGTCACATCATGCCTGACCCGGTTGCAGGCCGAGGGCGCCCGATTGGCCGTTTGCACCAATAAGCCGGAGGCTTTTGCCGGACGCGTGATCGAGGCCTTCGGACTCACCGACTTTTTTGTCCGGATTGCCGCGCGCGAAACCTATGCCGAACCAAAGCCCTCCGCGCTGCCGCTGCTGTCACTCCAGGCTGAAATGGGATGTCGAAGAGCCATCATGGTCGGTGATACGGAGACGGACCGCGAGGCCGCCCGTCGCGCCGACCACTATCTCGCCTTCGCCCTGTTCGGATACGGAGAAGCCGATCCTCCCCTTGAGACGCCGAGGGAGGACGCCTTCGATCATTTCGACACGCTGCCCGCCGTTCTCGCCGCCTTCCCGTTCGTAAGGGGCGAGGCCTAG
- a CDS encoding squalene/phytoene synthase family protein → MAIGSRPASPAGGPGGSALYGDYRLALPYWPEARRAQAAAFIDLAEELSLIPVKASDPMVARIRLQWWVETIEGMHHGTQRPGQPVLDALTASAAPLSPLVSLVDEAVRLMEEDSRADRCPLSLSAALIEALIALTPQGQAAIGERRQAMTTLARRYDASRLAAPPAAPVLSGPHASSPQEASASLESVSTRALWSCLTPVPQDLAPVLAPLALTGRYGPGGPPSLFVRRTRLFWVILRGR, encoded by the coding sequence ATGGCGATCGGATCCCGCCCAGCGTCGCCTGCCGGGGGACCGGGGGGGAGCGCGCTCTATGGCGATTATCGCCTTGCGCTCCCCTATTGGCCCGAGGCACGACGCGCCCAAGCGGCGGCATTCATCGATTTGGCCGAAGAGCTGTCGCTGATCCCGGTCAAGGCCAGTGATCCCATGGTGGCGCGCATCAGGCTGCAATGGTGGGTCGAGACGATCGAGGGGATGCACCACGGCACCCAACGGCCTGGCCAGCCGGTGCTCGACGCCCTGACCGCCAGTGCGGCCCCGTTATCGCCGCTGGTCAGCTTGGTGGACGAGGCGGTACGCCTGATGGAGGAAGACAGCCGTGCCGACCGTTGCCCCCTTTCTCTGAGTGCGGCATTGATCGAGGCGTTGATCGCCCTCACGCCGCAAGGACAGGCGGCGATCGGCGAACGCCGACAGGCCATGACGACCCTGGCGCGCCGCTATGATGCCTCAAGGCTCGCCGCTCCTCCCGCGGCGCCGGTCTTATCGGGACCTCACGCCTCATCCCCGCAGGAGGCATCGGCGTCGCTGGAGTCGGTCTCGACACGGGCACTCTGGTCCTGTTTGACTCCCGTGCCTCAGGATCTCGCGCCGGTGCTGGCACCTCTGGCGCTGACCGGACGCTATGGTCCGGGTGGACCGCCCTCGCTTTTTGTCCGGCGCACGCGACTTTTTTGGGTGATCCTGCGTGGCCGATAG
- a CDS encoding CAP domain-containing protein, translated as MSRFHYIGCGVLTLLAACATDQGSATPAVTEVRAPKAMEPGEGQQDSPAAEAKAPTDKSQPTAAVTGLAPDDGHTDDTQTDDTQIDDAQTGDEESVVSPERAAANAAIAEVNQLRAATGAQPLVYDPDLTAVARRHVADMADREVVTTEDAEGRGLDGRLTAADAPRAYSASLVAGGYTTITAALKAWQDNPAQITRLLDPKFDQIGFAVIEDRQSRYGFYIEAIVASSD; from the coding sequence ATGAGCCGGTTTCACTATATTGGCTGCGGGGTTCTGACCCTCTTGGCAGCCTGTGCCACCGATCAGGGGTCGGCCACGCCGGCCGTCACAGAGGTGCGAGCGCCCAAGGCAATGGAGCCAGGCGAAGGGCAGCAGGATTCCCCTGCGGCAGAGGCAAAGGCGCCGACCGATAAGTCTCAGCCCACGGCAGCGGTCACCGGTCTTGCCCCAGACGACGGACACACTGACGATACCCAGACTGACGATACGCAGATTGACGATGCACAGACTGGCGACGAAGAGAGTGTCGTCTCGCCAGAGCGGGCAGCGGCCAACGCGGCCATTGCGGAGGTCAACCAATTGCGGGCGGCAACCGGCGCGCAGCCCCTGGTCTATGATCCTGATCTGACGGCCGTCGCTCGCCGCCATGTCGCCGATATGGCGGACCGGGAAGTTGTCACGACGGAGGATGCCGAGGGACGGGGCCTCGACGGCCGCCTGACCGCAGCGGATGCACCGCGCGCCTATTCGGCGAGCCTCGTCGCCGGGGGCTATACGACCATTACGGCCGCCCTGAAGGCGTGGCAAGACAATCCGGCCCAGATCACACGGCTGCTCGATCCGAAATTCGATCAAATCGGCTTTGCGGTGATCGAAGATCGGCAGTCACGTTATGGATTTTATATCGAAGCCATCGTCGCGTCGTCGGACTGA
- a CDS encoding helix-turn-helix transcriptional regulator: MASSFPFAAPLDDEPIDTIGQRIKAARKRCRLNQENLGRELGVSQPTVANWEADIHQPRPFMLGKLADRLEVTVGWLAGGDEGGSVSVDHPMASYLRRPLRHVPIYNARPLAGLQSLVNLEATFDPIEFLPVSSEADGLVALIGMEAPLGIVPPGRHIFVIDPAPPLDPDKQKGSEDERRSEDLLVVSGPEGLTLHPRPMKDDIILGALLMSVTLGSFAGGYEIPR; the protein is encoded by the coding sequence ATGGCCTCTTCCTTCCCCTTCGCCGCCCCCCTCGACGACGAGCCGATCGACACGATCGGCCAACGGATCAAGGCGGCGCGAAAGAGATGTCGGCTGAACCAGGAAAATCTCGGTCGGGAATTAGGGGTCAGCCAGCCCACCGTCGCCAATTGGGAGGCGGACATACATCAGCCGCGCCCCTTCATGCTCGGCAAGCTTGCCGATCGCCTGGAGGTTACCGTCGGCTGGCTCGCCGGCGGCGATGAGGGCGGCAGCGTTTCGGTCGACCATCCGATGGCATCGTATCTCCGTCGCCCCTTACGGCATGTCCCCATCTATAATGCCCGGCCGCTGGCGGGCCTTCAGAGCCTCGTCAATCTCGAGGCGACATTTGACCCCATCGAATTCCTGCCGGTCTCAAGCGAGGCCGATGGCCTTGTCGCCCTCATCGGCATGGAGGCGCCGCTCGGCATCGTCCCCCCCGGTCGGCATATCTTCGTCATTGATCCGGCGCCCCCGCTCGATCCCGATAAGCAGAAGGGGTCCGAGGACGAGAGGAGAAGCGAGGACCTGCTGGTCGTGAGCGGGCCTGAGGGGCTCACGCTGCACCCTCGCCCGATGAAAGACGACATCATCCTGGGGGCGCTCCTGATGAGCGTCACCCTGGGGTCGTTTGCCGGAGGGTATGAAATTCCACGCTAA
- a CDS encoding DUF1499 domain-containing protein: MTYVDFATLDRSKKRGNSYLIAPEDMPLGATKDAVAPKFRGTAEALFHNLVALLNSDDQFVEVKEDPVHSRVYAVAQTKLLKFKDDIDIQIIPTEAGGSTLAIYSRSRLGKSDFGVNKKRIEALLSKLHKEDVVAEGEGGLTMKAPGHSAV; this comes from the coding sequence ATGACCTATGTCGACTTTGCCACCCTCGACCGTTCGAAAAAGCGCGGAAACAGTTATCTCATCGCGCCCGAGGACATGCCCCTCGGCGCAACGAAGGACGCCGTCGCGCCGAAATTTCGGGGGACGGCCGAGGCGTTGTTTCACAACCTTGTCGCGCTGCTCAACTCCGATGACCAATTCGTCGAGGTGAAGGAGGACCCCGTTCATTCGCGGGTCTACGCCGTGGCGCAAACTAAATTGCTGAAATTCAAGGACGATATCGACATTCAGATCATCCCCACCGAAGCGGGGGGCTCGACCCTCGCCATTTACTCCCGCTCGCGCCTCGGGAAATCTGATTTCGGTGTGAACAAAAAGCGAATTGAAGCGCTATTATCAAAGCTCCACAAAGAAGATGTCGTCGCCGAAGGCGAAGGGGGGCTCACAATGAAGGCGCCGGGTCACAGCGCAGTCTAG